From the Brassica napus cultivar Da-Ae unplaced genomic scaffold, Da-Ae ScsIHWf_3088;HRSCAF=3902, whole genome shotgun sequence genome, one window contains:
- the BNAA05G19810D gene encoding protein MANNAN SYNTHESIS-RELATED 1 isoform X2: MNSDNNTLKGSFLASFNYKEIKRGTEISYLRKIPCLYLPPQHNTTFSREKEEMGVDLRQVVAGILTITMFVMLGQMLHRDYFDSLQEKAQGDAHDIEFEGSRVSVKDSLVGGVEGSKGPWMDDTNDLNPCWPTLLSEAVSSKGYVTFSLTNGPEYHISQITDAVMVAKHLGATLVLPDIRGSKPGDERNFEDIYDADKLIKSLKNVIKVVKQLPEEVSLRDIAIVKVPTRVTEDYIKENIDPIFKSKGNIRVATYFPSVNLRKSSQDGETDPVACLAMFGSLELQPELNAVVESMIERLRTHSRKSAGRFIAVDLRIDILEKKHCHSTGVVGSKTCYNAQEIAVFLRKLGFAGDTTIYLTQPRWDSSLNILKDIFPKTFTKEAIMPASKKSKYLESESSEYENVIDFYISSRSDVFVPAISGLFYANIVGKRIALGKPQVLVPAEISETSGLATDFISPYISKKNHLAYSCFC; this comes from the exons ATGAACAGTGACAATAACACTCTGAAAGGATCTTTTTTGGCAAGCTTTAATTACAAAGAAATCAAAAGGGGAACTGAGATATCATATTTGCGGAAGATACCTTGTCTCTACCTGCCCCCACAACACAACACCACTTTTT caagagagaaagaagaaatggGTGTGGATTTGAGGCAAGTGGTTGCTGGTATCCTCACCATTACCATGTTCGTGATGCTCGGACAGATGCTTCatagagattactttgattctCTTCAG GAGAAAGCTCAGGGAGATGCACACGATATTGAATTTGAAGGATCTAGAGTATCTGTGAAAGATAGTCTTGTCGGAGGCGTAGAAGGCAGTAAAGGGCCTTGGATGGATGATACCAATGACCTTAACCCTTGTTGGCCAACTTTACTATCCG AAGCGGTATCATCAAAAGGGTATGTTACATTCTCACTAACGAATGGTCCTGAGTACCATATCTCTCAG ATCACTGATGCTGTAATGGTGGCAAAGCATCTTGGAGCAACATTAGTGCTTCCTGATATAAGAGGAAGCAAACCTGGTGATGAAAG GAACTTTGAAGACATTTATGATGCTGATAAACTGATCAAAAGCTTGAAAAACGTCATCAAAGTTGTCAAACAATTGCCTGAAGAAGTATCTCTAAGGGACATCGCCATTGTAAAAGTCCCTACCAGAGTTACAGAGGACTACATTAAGGAGAACATTGACCCAATCTTCAAATCAAAAGGAAACATCCGAGTTGCTACGTACTTCCCTTCTGTAAACTTGAGAAAATCCTCGCAAGACGGCGAAACCGATCCTGTGGCTTGTTTGGCAATGTTTGGTTCCTTGGAGTTGCAACCTGAGCTGAATGCAGTAGTTGAATCAATGATTGAGAGGTTAAGGACTCATAGCAGGAAATCAGCTGGCCGTTTCATAGCTGTAGACCTTAGAATCGACATACTTGAGAAGAAACATTGCCACTCAACTGGTGTAGTTGGGTCCAAGACATGTTACAACGCGCAAGAGATTGCTGTATTCTTGAGGAAGCTTGGATTTGCTGGTGACACAACTATCTATCTCACTCAGCCAAGGTGGGACAGTAGCCTCAATATCCTTAAGGATATCTTCCCAAAAACGTTCACAAAG GAGGCAATAATGCCAGCAAGCAAGAAATCAAAGTACCTTGAATCAGAGAGTTCAGAGTATGAAAATGTTATTGACTTCTACATAAGCTCGAGAAGCGATGTGTTTGTTCCAGCCATATCTGGTTTGTTTTATGCAAACATAGTTGGGAAGAGGATAGCTTTAGGTAAGCCACAAGTGCTAGTTCCAGCAGAGATCTCAGAGACATCTGGCCTTGCTACAGATTTCATCTCTCCTTACATCTCAAAGAAGAACCACTTGGCTTACTCATGTTTTTGCTGA
- the BNAA05G19810D gene encoding protein MANNAN SYNTHESIS-RELATED 1 isoform X1 — protein sequence MNSDNNTLKGSFLASFNYKEIKRGTEISYLRKIPCLYLPPQHNTTFSREKEEMGVDLRQVVAGILTITMFVMLGQMLHRDYFDSLQEKAQGDAHDIEFEGSRVSVKDSLVGGVEGSKGPWMDDTNDLNPCWPTLLSEEAVSSKGYVTFSLTNGPEYHISQITDAVMVAKHLGATLVLPDIRGSKPGDERNFEDIYDADKLIKSLKNVIKVVKQLPEEVSLRDIAIVKVPTRVTEDYIKENIDPIFKSKGNIRVATYFPSVNLRKSSQDGETDPVACLAMFGSLELQPELNAVVESMIERLRTHSRKSAGRFIAVDLRIDILEKKHCHSTGVVGSKTCYNAQEIAVFLRKLGFAGDTTIYLTQPRWDSSLNILKDIFPKTFTKEAIMPASKKSKYLESESSEYENVIDFYISSRSDVFVPAISGLFYANIVGKRIALGKPQVLVPAEISETSGLATDFISPYISKKNHLAYSCFC from the exons ATGAACAGTGACAATAACACTCTGAAAGGATCTTTTTTGGCAAGCTTTAATTACAAAGAAATCAAAAGGGGAACTGAGATATCATATTTGCGGAAGATACCTTGTCTCTACCTGCCCCCACAACACAACACCACTTTTT caagagagaaagaagaaatggGTGTGGATTTGAGGCAAGTGGTTGCTGGTATCCTCACCATTACCATGTTCGTGATGCTCGGACAGATGCTTCatagagattactttgattctCTTCAG GAGAAAGCTCAGGGAGATGCACACGATATTGAATTTGAAGGATCTAGAGTATCTGTGAAAGATAGTCTTGTCGGAGGCGTAGAAGGCAGTAAAGGGCCTTGGATGGATGATACCAATGACCTTAACCCTTGTTGGCCAACTTTACTATCCG AAGAAGCGGTATCATCAAAAGGGTATGTTACATTCTCACTAACGAATGGTCCTGAGTACCATATCTCTCAG ATCACTGATGCTGTAATGGTGGCAAAGCATCTTGGAGCAACATTAGTGCTTCCTGATATAAGAGGAAGCAAACCTGGTGATGAAAG GAACTTTGAAGACATTTATGATGCTGATAAACTGATCAAAAGCTTGAAAAACGTCATCAAAGTTGTCAAACAATTGCCTGAAGAAGTATCTCTAAGGGACATCGCCATTGTAAAAGTCCCTACCAGAGTTACAGAGGACTACATTAAGGAGAACATTGACCCAATCTTCAAATCAAAAGGAAACATCCGAGTTGCTACGTACTTCCCTTCTGTAAACTTGAGAAAATCCTCGCAAGACGGCGAAACCGATCCTGTGGCTTGTTTGGCAATGTTTGGTTCCTTGGAGTTGCAACCTGAGCTGAATGCAGTAGTTGAATCAATGATTGAGAGGTTAAGGACTCATAGCAGGAAATCAGCTGGCCGTTTCATAGCTGTAGACCTTAGAATCGACATACTTGAGAAGAAACATTGCCACTCAACTGGTGTAGTTGGGTCCAAGACATGTTACAACGCGCAAGAGATTGCTGTATTCTTGAGGAAGCTTGGATTTGCTGGTGACACAACTATCTATCTCACTCAGCCAAGGTGGGACAGTAGCCTCAATATCCTTAAGGATATCTTCCCAAAAACGTTCACAAAG GAGGCAATAATGCCAGCAAGCAAGAAATCAAAGTACCTTGAATCAGAGAGTTCAGAGTATGAAAATGTTATTGACTTCTACATAAGCTCGAGAAGCGATGTGTTTGTTCCAGCCATATCTGGTTTGTTTTATGCAAACATAGTTGGGAAGAGGATAGCTTTAGGTAAGCCACAAGTGCTAGTTCCAGCAGAGATCTCAGAGACATCTGGCCTTGCTACAGATTTCATCTCTCCTTACATCTCAAAGAAGAACCACTTGGCTTACTCATGTTTTTGCTGA
- the BNAA05G19810D gene encoding protein MANNAN SYNTHESIS-RELATED 1 isoform X3, producing the protein MGVDLRQVVAGILTITMFVMLGQMLHRDYFDSLQEKAQGDAHDIEFEGSRVSVKDSLVGGVEGSKGPWMDDTNDLNPCWPTLLSEEAVSSKGYVTFSLTNGPEYHISQITDAVMVAKHLGATLVLPDIRGSKPGDERNFEDIYDADKLIKSLKNVIKVVKQLPEEVSLRDIAIVKVPTRVTEDYIKENIDPIFKSKGNIRVATYFPSVNLRKSSQDGETDPVACLAMFGSLELQPELNAVVESMIERLRTHSRKSAGRFIAVDLRIDILEKKHCHSTGVVGSKTCYNAQEIAVFLRKLGFAGDTTIYLTQPRWDSSLNILKDIFPKTFTKEAIMPASKKSKYLESESSEYENVIDFYISSRSDVFVPAISGLFYANIVGKRIALGKPQVLVPAEISETSGLATDFISPYISKKNHLAYSCFC; encoded by the exons atggGTGTGGATTTGAGGCAAGTGGTTGCTGGTATCCTCACCATTACCATGTTCGTGATGCTCGGACAGATGCTTCatagagattactttgattctCTTCAG GAGAAAGCTCAGGGAGATGCACACGATATTGAATTTGAAGGATCTAGAGTATCTGTGAAAGATAGTCTTGTCGGAGGCGTAGAAGGCAGTAAAGGGCCTTGGATGGATGATACCAATGACCTTAACCCTTGTTGGCCAACTTTACTATCCG AAGAAGCGGTATCATCAAAAGGGTATGTTACATTCTCACTAACGAATGGTCCTGAGTACCATATCTCTCAG ATCACTGATGCTGTAATGGTGGCAAAGCATCTTGGAGCAACATTAGTGCTTCCTGATATAAGAGGAAGCAAACCTGGTGATGAAAG GAACTTTGAAGACATTTATGATGCTGATAAACTGATCAAAAGCTTGAAAAACGTCATCAAAGTTGTCAAACAATTGCCTGAAGAAGTATCTCTAAGGGACATCGCCATTGTAAAAGTCCCTACCAGAGTTACAGAGGACTACATTAAGGAGAACATTGACCCAATCTTCAAATCAAAAGGAAACATCCGAGTTGCTACGTACTTCCCTTCTGTAAACTTGAGAAAATCCTCGCAAGACGGCGAAACCGATCCTGTGGCTTGTTTGGCAATGTTTGGTTCCTTGGAGTTGCAACCTGAGCTGAATGCAGTAGTTGAATCAATGATTGAGAGGTTAAGGACTCATAGCAGGAAATCAGCTGGCCGTTTCATAGCTGTAGACCTTAGAATCGACATACTTGAGAAGAAACATTGCCACTCAACTGGTGTAGTTGGGTCCAAGACATGTTACAACGCGCAAGAGATTGCTGTATTCTTGAGGAAGCTTGGATTTGCTGGTGACACAACTATCTATCTCACTCAGCCAAGGTGGGACAGTAGCCTCAATATCCTTAAGGATATCTTCCCAAAAACGTTCACAAAG GAGGCAATAATGCCAGCAAGCAAGAAATCAAAGTACCTTGAATCAGAGAGTTCAGAGTATGAAAATGTTATTGACTTCTACATAAGCTCGAGAAGCGATGTGTTTGTTCCAGCCATATCTGGTTTGTTTTATGCAAACATAGTTGGGAAGAGGATAGCTTTAGGTAAGCCACAAGTGCTAGTTCCAGCAGAGATCTCAGAGACATCTGGCCTTGCTACAGATTTCATCTCTCCTTACATCTCAAAGAAGAACCACTTGGCTTACTCATGTTTTTGCTGA